The window GCTCTGCGGCGAAAGACTCCAGCAGAATGTGCCAGATCCGGATATTCAGGTACCGGTCCAGCAACGGATCCAGGATCTCCTGCGGACTGGGCTCAAAGAGGTATTCGACCGGGTGCTTCTCAACCTCCGGTAGGGACGGCTGGATCGGCAACAATTGCTCCACCACGATGCGCTGCTGGACGGCGGATTTGAACTCGTTGTACACCACGTACACGTGGTCGAGCTCCTCGGCAAGGAACTTCTCCTTGATCAGGCTGGCGATCGCGACGGCGTGAGGAAAAGCCAGCTCGCTGAAAAAACCCGCGTAGCTGCCGAGGACAGGCAGGGATTGCTTGAGGAAGTGATCGCGAACCTTCCTGCCCACAGCGATCACCCCAACCACTCTCTCCCCGTGCCGCGCGATCTCCTCGTGGGTCCGCCGGATGATGTTCGTGTTGAAACTGCCGCACAGGCCGCGATCACCGGCCACCGCCACGATCCCCACCCTGCGCTGCTCCCGCTCCGCCAGAAGCGGGTGCAGGGAACGGTCCACACGGGCGCAGACACTGCCCAGGATCTGCGTGACGCGGTACGAGTAGGGCCGCGCCGCCATAAGCCGCTCCTGAGCCCGGCGCAGTTTGGCCGCCGCCACCATCTTCATCGCTTTGGTGATCTGCTGGGTGCTCCGGACGCTGAGGATCCGGCGGCGGATATCCCGAAGAGATGCCATGGCTACGACCCTGCGTACGCCTTAATGAATTCGCTACAGGCCTCGTGCATGCGCCTCTCCAGATCGGGGGAGATCTCCTTGGTCTCCGCGATCTCCCGGAGGATCTCCGGGTGCACGGTCTCCAGGAAGCGATAGTATTCCTTCTCGAGGGGCCGCACCCGCTCCACCGGCACCGAGTCCAGATAGCCGTTTACGCCCAAGAAGATGAAAGCCACCTGTTTCTCCACCGGGAGGGGCTCGTACTGGTCCTGCTTGAGCACCTCCACCATACGCTGGCCGCGCCGGATCTGCGCAAGCGTAGCCTTGTCGAGATCGGACCCGAATTTCGCGAACGCCTCAAGCTCCCGATATTGCGCCATATCCAGGCGCAGACGCCCGGCCACCTGCTTCATGGCCTTGATCTGCGCGTTGCCTCCCACCCGGGACACCGAGATGCCGACATTGATCGCCGGTCGTTGGCCGGCATAGAACAGCGACGGCTCCAGATAGATCTGCCCGTCCGTAATGCTGATCACGTTGGTCGGGATGTAGGCCGAGTAGTCGCCCGCCTGGGTTTCGATAATGGGCAGGGCCGTCAGCGAACCTCCCCCGTAGCGGTCGGAAAGCTTGGCAGCCCGCTCCAGGAGCCGCGAGTGGAGATAGAAGATGTCCCCAGGATAGGCCTCCCGGCCGGGCGGGCGGCGCAGGAGCAGGGACATTTGCCGGTACGCCCAGGCATGCTTGGAGAGATCGTCGTAGACGGCCAGGGCGTGGCGACCCGAGTCGCGGAAGTATTCGCCCATGGCCGCGCCGGCGTAAGGGGCGATGAAGAGAAGAGGGGCCGGGTCCTCCGCCGTACAGGCCACCACGATCGTATGGTCCATCGCACCGTAGTCCTCCAGGGTCTTGACCACGCGGGCGATCGTGGAGCCCTTCTGGCCAATGGCCACATAGATGCAGATGACGTCCTGCCCCTTCTGATTGATTATGGTGTCGATGGCGATGGCTGTCTTCCCGGTCTGCCGGTCGCCGATGATCAACTCCCGCTGGCCCCGACCGATGGGGATCATCGAGTCGATGGCCTTCAAGCCGGTCTGGAGGGGCTCTTTAACAGGCTGACGATACACCACCCCCGGGGCCTTCCGCTCTACGGGACTGTACTGCTTGGCTTGAATCGGCCCCTTGCCGTCCAGTGGCCGCCCGAGGGGGTCCACAACGCGGCCGATCAACTCCTCCCCCACCGGAACCTGGAGGATACGCCCGGTCCTTCGGACGATGTCTCCCTCCTTCACGAGGCGGTCCGGGCCGAACAGGACGCAGCCGACGTTGTCCTCCTCGAGGTTCAGCGCCATCCCCATCACACCGTTGGGGAACTCCACAAGTTCGCTGGCCATGACCCCTTCGAGCCCGTAGACGCGGGCGATGCCGTCGCCGACCTGAATGACTTCGCCGACCTCCTCCATTTCGGCGACGCGCTCGAAGGTCTCGATCTGCTGACGAATGATCTTGGTGATTTCATCCGGTCTAATCTGCATTCCGCACCTCGGCGTTCACTTCCACCGGGAGTCGAGCCGCAAGAAGCTCAGCGCGCAGGCGTTCCAGGCGCCTCCGCAGGCTCGCGTCGAACACCTTCCCGTCGATGCGAAGCACGAGCCCACCGAGAATCTCCTGGTCGACCCGCGAACGCAGCTTCACTTCCGAGCGAAGGGCCTCGGAAAGACGCCTCTGCAGGCTTTCCCTTTCGGGCTCGTCCATGGGCACCGCGGTGATCGCTTCCGCTTCCACCCGCCCGAGCTCCTGATCCAGGAGCCGCTCGTACTGGACCCGGATTTCGGGGAGGAAGGCCTCTCGGCGGGCCTCAATCAAAACTCGCAAGAAGCGGACAAAGAGTTCCGAAAGCCAGCCTTGCGCCACCCGATCGATGAGCTCCTGCTTGCGCGCCCGATCCACTTCCGGCGACAGCAAGAGGAGCCGGAACTTCCCTTCCTGCTCCAAGACGCTCAGGAACAGACTGAGCTCCTGGGCGATCTCCTCCGCCCTCCCCTGGCTCCGCGCCGCCTGCAAGAGGGCGCGGGCGTATCGTCTTGCCAGCGCGATGGCTCTCACGAGAGACCCTTCATCTCCTCAATGGCTTCTTCGACTAAGCGCCGATGTTCCTCTGGTCCCAGAGAGCGCCGGATCACCTTCTCGGCGGCCGCGATGGAAAGATCCACGGCAAGCTTGCGGATCTCGTCGATGGCCTTATCGCGACTGAGGGCGATCTCCCGCTGGGCCTTTTCCAGCATCTGATTGGCCTGGGCGCGGGCGTCGGCCAGGATCTGCTGGCGCACCGCCTCGGCGGCTTTCCGGCTCTGCTCCAGGATCTCCTGGGCCTCCTGGCGCGCGGCCTCAAGCATCTGCCGCTGCTGGGCCAAAAGCTCCTCGGCCTGGCGCTTGGCTTTCTCAGCGCCCTCGAGGCTCTCCTGAATGCGCCGCTCGCGCTCCTCAAGGGCCCCGAGAATCGGCTTCCACGCCAACTTCTTCAGGATGAAGAGCAGCAACAAGAAGGTGAGGACCGTGTAGATGATGAGGCCCGGGTTGACACGAAGCAGCATGGGCGGCTCTCCGCTCTCAGGCGCTCTTCGCCACAAACACCAGCAGCACGCACACGATCACCGAAAACAGCGCCACACCTTCGATCATGGCTGCGGTGAGGATCATCATGCCGCGGATGTCCCCAGCGGCCTCCGGCTGGCGAGCTGTACCTTCCATGGCCGCCTTAGCCAGCTGGCTAATCCCGTAACCCCCACCGATGGTCGCCAACCCTGCCCCTAATCCCGCAGCCAGATACGCAAACGCCAGTGACCACATGTTGACCTCCTCACATTTGGACCGATGGCTTCTGGTGCTTCCAGTCTCCGCTCACCTCGAACCAGGGATACCTCTCAATGCTCTTCCGCCAAGGCCATGCCGATGAAGACGGCGGACAGCATCGTGAAAATGTACGCCTGAATAAAAGCGATCAGGACGGCGAGGAGCTCAATCGCAGCGGCCGCCGGAACTGAGACGAAGGCGATGACCACCTTGCCGAAGATAAAGATCAACCCCAGCAGGGTAAACACCACCATGTGATCGGCCACCATGTTGGCAAAAAGTCGGATCGCCAGGGCGAAGTGTTTGGTGAAAAGCCCGAGGAGCTCCGCCACGAACAGGATCGGCACCACAAGAGCCGGGATCCCCGGCGGGACGAAGTTTCGCAGGTACCCCAGGGGTCCTTTCCGGATCAGCGCCGAGCCCTGGCCGATCAGAAAGGTCAGTACGGCCAAGGTGGCCGTGACGCTCAGGTTGGAAGTGGCCGTGGCACCCATAGGCACGAGGCCGAGGAGATTCATCGTCAGAATGAAGAAGAACACCGTGAGCAAGTAGGGGGCGAAACGATCCGCATCGTGCCCGAGGTAAGGCTTCAGGACATCGTCGCGCAGAAACACGACGACCGCTTCCAGGAAATTGGCGATCCCCCGGGGCACGAGGCCCCTTCGCCGCCCGAGGGCGCAGATCAGAATCAGCACGGCGGCCGCGATCCAGACCATCAGGACGTGCTTGGTGATCGAGAGGTCGATCCCCCAAAGTTTCGGCAGAGGAACGAGGACCTGATCCGAAATCTCCTCGAGAATGAAGCCCGCGCCCCCTTCTTCATGTTTGGTTGTCTCCTCTACCCAGAGCCGAAGTCCTTCCCATCCTAGGGAGAACGTCACCGCACCGCCTCCGCGTCAGATCTTTCCTCGCTTGAGTCCCCGATGGATTGTTAAGGCTTCCATGCTCTGAAAGGTTATGTAGCTTATCGACAAGCTCACGAAAAACGTTAGCAAGGGGATGTGCTGGCTCCGCGCCACCCAAACCAGAATCAGGGCAATCAGCACCAGCCGGCCCAGCATCCCGCCCACCAGCACCGCCATAAAAACCCGGGGCGACTTGCCGAACGCCCAGCGGTTCATGCTGTAGCCGAGAAGAATGGCCGCCAGCGCCAGCCCCATTCCCAGCCCCGCACTGATAAACTGGCGGGAGGAAGCTCCGGCGCTCCCCCCGATCACAGCGGCCAACGCCACCGCGAGCACTGCGGCAGAGATGAGTAACCTCGCGATCAACGCGAACGAGGCCCCTTTTCAGCTTCCCTCTTACGCCCGTAAACCGCGCGATAGACTGTGTACAGCCCTCCCCCCATACCCAACAAGCTTCCGAGGATCGTGAACAGCGGGAGCACCCCGAGCTTCTGGTCGAGCTTATACCCCCCGTAGAGGCCGATGAAAACCATCAAGGCCAGTCGGAAGCCCAAGTCCAGGTACGGGGCCACCTGCCGGATGGCTCGAAAGTCCACCGCCCAAACCCAGCTGTCCTTCCATCCTCTGCTCCCCCCGCACCGGCGCTATCCCAGCAAACCTACTCCCCCTTCTTCGGCGTCGCGGCGGCACCCGGAACCGCCTGGGCTGCCTTCATACTGCACTGACCGTTGAAAACGGCGCCTTCGTCGATGACAAGCTTGCTCGTCTTCAGCTCCCCCGTGAAGACGGCGGTAGCCTCCAGGACAACGCGCCCTACCGCCTCGATCTTGCCATTCACCCTGCCGCCAATGACTACATTCTTGGCCACAATCTCCCCCTCCACCTCTCCCTCTTTCCCCACGATCAGGGTGTCGCTGCTCTTAACGTTTCCCTTCACGCGGCCATCGATGCGCAGGCTGTTCTGCACATCGAGGTTGCCCTCCAGCGATGACCCCTTTCCGACGATGGAGTTCAGCTCAGTCGGTGCCGTCATGACGCCCTCTTCCTTCTTCGCCATGTCGTTCTCCGTGAAGCTACCCGAGTGTCACCCTCACACTGTCCCTCGATCCACTTATTTGCTGGCCTGCGTTCCGGTCTCGGTCGGGCGCGCGAAGGCCAGCAGGTACGACTTCGGGTCCTGCGGCTTCCCGTCCAGCCAGATCTCGAAGTGCAAATGGGGGCCGGAACTCTCTCCCGAGCTGCCCACCAGCGCAATCGGCTCCCCTTTGCGCACCCAGTCGCGGGCGGATCGCAGAAGCTTTCCGTTGTGGCCGTAGTAGCTGAACAGACCGCGTCCGTGGTAGAGGATGATCAGATTCCCGAGATCAGGGGTCCATCCGGCGAAGACGACGAGACCCGCCCCCGCTGCTCGCACCACGCTCCCGCGACGCGTGGCGATATCGATCCCGTAATGTCCCCGCGGGTCAAAGTCGGCGGTCACAACGCCCTCCACGGGGAGATGCGTAGGTAAGTTCGCCACCAGAAACTGGAGGTCCGAGCCCCGCTCGGTGAGCAAGCTGAGTGTCATCGGCCCCACCACGGTCGTGGCAGTGCCGCGGGTTGTGGGACTGTCCAGAAAGCTCACCGGAGGCATTGCCTCGGCCGTCCGCGTCTCCACTCCGCCGCGCGGTAGCTGACTCACCTCCGGGTCAAGGCCCAACAGAGCCCGGATTTTCCGATCCGTCTCCTCCAGCCGGTTGAACTCTTCCGCTAGCCTCCCAATCCGCTGGGCCTCGGCTCTGAGGGACTCGTTCTCCCGCCGCAGACGGCGGTTCTGGAACCCTAGCTGCACCACCCCTATGTACAAGGCCAGTCCCACCAGAACGTGAACGAGAACCGCCAATCCCATAACTTTCAGGACGGCCAGGCGCCGGGGCGACAGGTGCAGGCTGAAGGTGGGCCGATCGTCGTCGGGCACGATCAGAATGGAATAGCCGGCCTTCTTGCGGCCCTTGTTCCCCTTGCCTATCACGCAGCCGCTCCTTCCTCGATGAGCTGGACGATCCGCGTCAGATCCTGGGCGGAATAGTACTCGATCTCGATCCGCCCACCCCGTTTGCCCGGGTGAATCCTGACCTGTGTAGCCAGAACCCGGCGCAAACGATTCTCCGCCTCCGCAATCTCCGGCGGGAGGGATCGTGCGGGCTCTGAAGGGCGCACCGCAGGCCTCTGGGCCGCCTGTCGGACCAGCTCCTCTACCCGGCGAACGGAGAGATTCTCCTTCACCGCCCGCCGCCAGATGGCCAGCTGGAGACGCTCGTCCTCGAGATTGATCAGCGCGCGGGCATGCCCCATCGAAAGCTCGCCGCGCTCCAGGCTCTCCTGGATGGGGCGCGGCAACTTCAGGAGCCGCAGGAAGTTGGTGATCGTGGTGCGATCCTTGCCCACCCTGCGCGCAACTTCCTCCTGGGTCAGATGGCACTGCTCGATGAGTCGCTGGTAGCCGCGCGCCAGCTCCATAGGGTTGAGGTCCTCACGATGAATGTTCTCGATGATGGAAAGCTCGAGCATCTCCTCGTCGCTCTCCACATCGAGGACGTAGGCGGGGATACGCTCCAGCCCCAGGCTCTTGGCAGCGCGCAGACGCCTTTCCCCCGCGATGAGCTGGTAGCCACCATCGCGTCGGCGCACCGTGATGGGCTGAATGACCCCCTTCTCGGCGATGGAGCGTTTCAGCTCCTCCAGGGCTTCGGGGTCGAAGTGAGATCGGGGCTGGAACGGGTTCGGCTCCACCAGCTCGATTTCCACCTCGGCCAGCTTGTCCAGCCGGTCGCTGTCTTCGGGCCCGATATCCGGGAGAAGAGCTGCGAGCCCTTTACCTAACGCTGTCCGCCGTTTGCTGCTGACCATTGAGGAGAATCTCCTCCGCTAAGCTCATGTAATTCTCGGCCCCGGTCGAAACAGCGTCGTAGAGGATAATGGGCTTGCCGAAGCTGGGGGCCTCGCTGAGCCGCACGTTCCGCTGGATCACCGTCCGGAAAACCTTGTCCTCGAAGTATCTGCGGACCTCCTCGGCTACCTGGCGCGAAAGATTGAGCCGGCCGTCGTACATCGTGAGGAGGACACCCTCAATCTCCAGTTGGGGATTCAGGTGGCGCTGGACAAGGCGAATCGTATTGAGCAGCTGGCCCAGGCCCTCCAGCGCGTAGTATTCGCATTGAATGGGGATCAGGACGGAATCAGCCGCCGTCAGGGCGTTCAAGGTAAGCAAGCCGAGCGAAGGGGGACAGTCCACCAGCACAAACTGGTACTCGTTCCGGATGTCCTTCAGGGCCTGACGAAGGATGCTCTCCCGGGAGATGGCACTCACCAGCTCGATCTCCGCCCCAACCAGGCGAATCGTCGAAGGGACCAGGTGCAGGTACTGAAGCTCCGTGGGCAAAATGGTGGAAGCCACGTCCAGCCCCTGCACCAGCACCTCGTAGATGCTGTTCTTCACCTTCTTGGGGTCAAAGCCGAGCCCGCTTGTCGAATTGGCTTGCGGGTCGATGTCCACCAGGAGCGTCCGGTGCTCGGCCACCGCCAGACACGAAGACAAGTTCACGGCCGTGGTGGTTTTTCCCACGCCTCCCTTCTGATTGGCTATGGCGATGACCTTACCCATGCTGTCCATCCACCTCGCTACCTGTAGCCCCAATATAACCCCCAACCCCTACAAATGCAAGCTGAAAAGGTCCCCGCACAGACCCATAGGTGCTTGTGTCTTCAGCTGATAGGGTGACACGCACTCGCCCCTCCCCCTTGCAACTGCCGGGACCTTTGCCTAGATTGAAAAGGGAGGCCTGCGGTTTCCGTTGTCTATCGAGGGTTCCCGAAACGCTCGCACAGGGGCAAGGTACTGGGTGCTCCTGTGCCGAGCGGCACAGCTAAGGAGGAAGCCAACCAGGAGGGTCGCCATGGCAACCGAAGAGCAAGTTCGAGCCGTGCGGGCGCGTGTGCAGACCGAGCTCCTCCGCAAGGCCAACGTGGTAGGTGTGGGGATCGGCTACAAGGAAAAGGGCGGTCAGAAGACCGAGGAGATCTGCCTGGTTGTCCTTGTGGAGAAGAAGCTACCCCGCGAGGAGCTGGCGCCGGAAGATCTGGTCCCCTCTGTGATCGAGGGCGTCGTCACGGACGTGAAGGAGGTCGGCAAGATCGTCGCGCAACAGGCGCGCACCGATCGATGGAGGCCTGCTCCTCCAGGCGTGAGCATCGGACACTGGGCCATTACGGCCGGCACCTTCGGCGCTGTCGTGAGGGACCGGGGCACAGGACAGCGCCTGATCCTTTCCAACAACCACGTGCTGGCAAACAGCAATGATGCAGCCGTCGGCGACCCCATCCTGCAGCCAGGACCTGCCGACGGCGGTCACCACCCCCAGGACCGCATTGCCGACCTGCTCCGCTTCGTCCGAATCGTCTTCGAAGGCGGAGGAGGGGACGGAGAAGGTGGGATCTGCCGGATCGCCGCTTTTGCGTCTCAGGTGGCCAATCTCGCTGCGCGCCTGCTCGGCTCGGAGTGGCGGCTCCATCCGGTGCGCGCCGTCCAGCAGGCCAATCGGGTGGACGCCGCCGTGGCCCGCCCCATCTCCGGCGACGTCATTACCGACGCCGTCCTTGAGGTCGGGGAAATCCACGGCACCACTGCTCCCCATCTCGGCATGGCGGTCCTGAAGAGCGGCCGGACAACCGCCGTCACCACCGGTACGATCGAGCTCCTCGACGCCACGGTTCGGGTGAGCTACGGCGCCGCAGGGACCGCTCTCTTTGAGGGCCAGATTGTGACCGGCAATATGTCTGCCCCGGGCGACTCGGGCTCTCTGCTGGTGGAGGCGTCAAGCCGGCGGGCCGTAGGGCTTCTTTTCGCGGGCTCAGATCAGAGCACCGTGTACAACCCGATCCCCGACGTCTTGAGTGCGCTGGACCTTGAAATCCCGTAGCGAGCCCCAGAACCGCATCGGGCCAGCGCTGTTCAAGGTCGGCAGATTTCCGACGGTTTGTCGATGGGCTCTCTGGGCTTCCGAGATCGGGGAGACATCGCGGGGCCGGTCACTCGGCCCGGTAGAAGATCATCGGATAGGTGACGATCACTACCCCCCTTGCGATCACGGGGAAGCGCCAGCGTCGCACGATCGAGAGAATCTCGTTGACAAACGCGAGGTCGTCCAGGGTATTCTCGAGCACACGGACATTAGAGACAGAGCCATCGGGCTCGATGGTAATCTCCAGGACGATCTTCCCTGCCAGGCTTGGGTTCGTCCGCAAGTACTTGTTGTAGACGTACTCGATACGGCTGCGGTTTGAAAGGATGACGGCGCGCAGCTGCTCCTCGCCGCGCTGACCGATGGCCTCGCTGGAACCGGTGACCTCTGGCGCGCGGGCGAGGTCGACCATGCCCTCCTTCTTCAGCTCGACATTCCCGATCCTGGACGTGGCTTGATTAGCCGCCTGGTCGACGTCGATCGAGGGCAAGGGGCCTATCCGGAGCAGATCGTCCAGGCTGCTCTGACCACCTGCTTGTCCGTTCGGTCGCCCCAGCTGGAGGTCGCCCGATTCGGCCAGGACCTCCTCCATCTCTCTCACCAACCCGCTCCCCACCAGAAATTCGACCACGGAGCTTGAGGAGGAGCTTTCTCCCACGCCCCCAATCAGCCCGAGAATTCCCCTCTGAACCACAGCGGCCGTGGAGCCTCCCCCTTCTCGGGTCTCGCCTCCCTGCGTCCTCCGCTCCCTTCGGGTGCTCTCCTCCTGGGTGGTCCCTGTGCCGGTCGCAAGGCCCCCGGTCACCTCCGGCTCCCGGCGCATCGCCCGAGGAATGAACCTCGCGAACCGCTGGGGGATCTGCTCAACCTGTACCACGGGACGCTCCGGGAACTGGAGACCCTTGACGTAGCTCACGCTGGAGAGGCTCACGACGAGCAGCGTCAGAAAGACCGCCTTCAGAAGCGGATCCGCAGTGACCGCCTTTCGCAGCTGGCTCCGCCAGGAATAGTCGGGCAGACCCATGACCTCGGGCGGTGGCGCGACGAAATCGTATTCGAGGCGGAACCCGTCCAGCTCGAGTGTGCCACTCTTCCCGCGCCAGATGGGCAGGAGATATCCTTCGCCCCGACGCGTAAGGAGACCGTGCTGGATCAGGTCCGGGATCTGAAGAACGGAGTCGCCGACTCGTACTTCCCCTCTCGCCCTGCGTGGCACAACGAGGCTGTAGTGCTTGCCCGCGCTGACGACAAGGTGCTGTCTGCGTGGCGCCTCCGCCCCTTCGACGACCAAGTCATTATCGCTGGCGCGGCCGTACGTGAAACTCTCGCCCGGGGCCACAAAGTGTTCTCGGGCAGTCCCATCCTTGTAGATCCGTAGGCGCAGAATGTCCTTATCTGGAGCTGTCATATTCCGGCCGCCTACTCCTTGCGCGTGACCGCAAGCAGCATATTGTTGTAGCCGACGCTGCCGCAGGTGTACATGATCTTCTTGAGCACCGCGAAGGGGATCGACTTATCTCCCTGGATGACGATGTTGCCCGTGAACTCCATCCCCTGCGAGATGCTGGCGATAGTCTCGGTGAGCTTGCGGAGGCGACTCAGTTCTTCTCGTAAGGGCTGAACAATAGCCCCTCTGTTTTCGAGGACTTCCTGTGTCCGCACGATGCGATTGCCATCCAGCAGGATCCATTCCGGGGTCACGGCGATGATGCTTGCCGTCTGAGGGGGCTTATTCGCTGTAGACTCGGGAAGCCGCAGGTCCTTGGCGACCGTCAGGATATCTCCCTCGGTGGAGAAGCTTTTCAGGAGGAAGACAAGGAGGATCGTAAACATGTCGATCATCGATGTCAGGCGCAGGGAGAACGTCCCCCTTAGCCGTCTGTGCGGTTGGGGTAAATTCAGTCCGCGGGAGGAGGTGGCAGCATCCAGGCGCAAGTAAGCCATCGGGTCACCCCGAGATCGAAATATTGGGGAATCCGTTTTCGCGACACACGTCCATGACGTGCACGATGATTTCGTAGGGTATGTTCTCGCTGGGCGCGATGATAACGTCCTCGCTGCCGGCGTAGCGGGCCTTCACCTGCCGGAGCTGTTGGGCCAGCGTCTCATAGTCGTAATTGGCCGCCTTCATGGGAATAGGGGGGAACTCCAGACCGCTGCTCTTCAGCTGAAAGCCGCGCTCGTCAATGGTGAGCAAGTTGAGCACGATCTGGCGCGCCTCTACCCTTTGTTCTCCTTCACCCCGCCGAGAGAGGGAAGGCAGCGCAAGCTCGAGGATGGCAAGGCGCACAAAGACCGCCGTCAACAGGAGGAACGGGATGATGATCAGAAAGACGTTCAGGACGGGCGTGACGTTGATCTCCGCGTCCCGACGCCGCGCCTCTTTTCGCTCGCGCACCGCACGCAGGTTCATGCTAACGGCTCTCCTTGAGCGCCACCAATCGCTGGTAAATGCGAGCTACGTTCTCGTTAATCTCGTCGATAATGGCGCTCGTCTGCTCCTGGAGCACCGAGTAGACGATGAGGCAAGGGATTGCAACAAGTAGACCGAACGCCGTTGTGTTCATGGCCATCGAGATACCCGCCGACAGCAGAGCCGCCTTCTGGCTTGCTTCGGCCTGGGCCACAGCCTGGAAGGACTGGATTAGGCCGAAGATGGTCCCCAATAGGCCCAGGAGCGTGGCCACGTTGGCGATCATGGACAGATAGGGTGTTCGTTTCTCGAGCTTCGGGATCTCCGTCAAAGCCGCAAGCTCAAGGGCGTTCTGGATGTCCTGGGCTGATCCCTCGTAGTTTTCCAGTCCAGCCAGCACAATCCGCGGCAAGGCCGCCTTTGACTTCCGGCAATACTCCACCGCGGCGTTGATGCTGCCCCGCTGCACAAGTTCAATGACCTTGGCGGCGAAGGTGCCGGCGTCGATCCGATTCTTCATGCTGATGTAGACGAAGCGCTCCACGGCGATGGCGATGGCTGCAATCATCGTTACCAGGATCAGGTACATGACCGACCCGCCGTGCACAAAGGCATCATGAATGTACTGCAAGGGCCCACCTCCTCCGGCTGGTTCTCAGGTTCACCACTCTACGGGCTCACCACAGAATATATTCCTTGCGAACCACCTCTTCCGTCTTCCGCACAACTCCTGTAGGGTACTCCACCTTTCGGAAGATCTCTCGGAAGAACATGCGGTCGATACGGATGTCGTCCACCTCGGGGTTCCGTCCGGGGATGATGAAGATGGCCTGCGGCTTATCGATCCTGCCTACGACCTCCACGCGGTCCAGGAACACGCGAATCACCTCCCGGCTCAAAGCCGGCGGTTCCTGGGGTTGCGCGGTCTCTTGCTGGGGTGAAGCTTGCCCGTAGGCAAGAGAACCTCCCAGCACGGCCACCGCCACGCTCACGATCAAGGCCGCTGCCCTCACTGTCGCTTCTCCTGCGGTTTCCGCAGAGGCTGTTCGTCTTGCTCTGCCAGTCCCGAATCCGCCTCGGCGGCGCCAAGCGTAGCGGGCAAACTCAGCTCGGCAGCCAGACGCAACAGATGCTCCCGGCTGCGCACAATCCAGTCGTTGGTGAGGCCCGTCTCCTCCGCAAGTCGTAGGTTGCGGCGATGGGCTTCGTAGGCCTTCTCCTTGAACGGACGCACCTGCTCAGCCAGCTTGCGAATGTACGTGTCTCGCTGCTCCGGTGTTAGATCGGGGGGCAGAGGACTCTCCCACAGCGCGCGGGCGAATTCCTCAAAAGCCTCGCCGATTCGACAGGTCGCCGCCGAGGTCCATTCGGCCACCCGGTATTTCGCCGCCTCGGTGTAGGCCCGAAGGACTTCGGTGAAGCGCGCCTGTTTCAGTCTCAGCGATCGGTCCAATGGGGGCTCCAGGACCACGGCGGCGTAGCCCTGGTAAAGAATCTCGCCGATCAGGAACTGGGCCTTCGCACCCAAGTAGTCGTCCA of the candidate division KSB1 bacterium genome contains:
- the atpG gene encoding ATP synthase F1 subunit gamma is translated as MASLRDIRRRILSVRSTQQITKAMKMVAAAKLRRAQERLMAARPYSYRVTQILGSVCARVDRSLHPLLAEREQRRVGIVAVAGDRGLCGSFNTNIIRRTHEEIARHGERVVGVIAVGRKVRDHFLKQSLPVLGSYAGFFSELAFPHAVAIASLIKEKFLAEELDHVYVVYNEFKSAVQQRIVVEQLLPIQPSLPEVEKHPVEYLFEPSPQEILDPLLDRYLNIRIWHILLESFAAEQGARMTAMDAATENAEEMIQNLVLHYNKARQASITKELIEIVSGAEALKA
- the atpA gene encoding F0F1 ATP synthase subunit alpha; amino-acid sequence: MQIRPDEITKIIRQQIETFERVAEMEEVGEVIQVGDGIARVYGLEGVMASELVEFPNGVMGMALNLEEDNVGCVLFGPDRLVKEGDIVRRTGRILQVPVGEELIGRVVDPLGRPLDGKGPIQAKQYSPVERKAPGVVYRQPVKEPLQTGLKAIDSMIPIGRGQRELIIGDRQTGKTAIAIDTIINQKGQDVICIYVAIGQKGSTIARVVKTLEDYGAMDHTIVVACTAEDPAPLLFIAPYAGAAMGEYFRDSGRHALAVYDDLSKHAWAYRQMSLLLRRPPGREAYPGDIFYLHSRLLERAAKLSDRYGGGSLTALPIIETQAGDYSAYIPTNVISITDGQIYLEPSLFYAGQRPAINVGISVSRVGGNAQIKAMKQVAGRLRLDMAQYRELEAFAKFGSDLDKATLAQIRRGQRMVEVLKQDQYEPLPVEKQVAFIFLGVNGYLDSVPVERVRPLEKEYYRFLETVHPEILREIAETKEISPDLERRMHEACSEFIKAYAGS
- the atpH gene encoding ATP synthase F1 subunit delta; amino-acid sequence: MRAIALARRYARALLQAARSQGRAEEIAQELSLFLSVLEQEGKFRLLLLSPEVDRARKQELIDRVAQGWLSELFVRFLRVLIEARREAFLPEIRVQYERLLDQELGRVEAEAITAVPMDEPERESLQRRLSEALRSEVKLRSRVDQEILGGLVLRIDGKVFDASLRRRLERLRAELLAARLPVEVNAEVRNAD
- the atpF gene encoding F0F1 ATP synthase subunit B — encoded protein: MLLRVNPGLIIYTVLTFLLLLFILKKLAWKPILGALEERERRIQESLEGAEKAKRQAEELLAQQRQMLEAARQEAQEILEQSRKAAEAVRQQILADARAQANQMLEKAQREIALSRDKAIDEIRKLAVDLSIAAAEKVIRRSLGPEEHRRLVEEAIEEMKGLS
- the atpE gene encoding ATP synthase F0 subunit C, coding for MWSLAFAYLAAGLGAGLATIGGGYGISQLAKAAMEGTARQPEAAGDIRGMMILTAAMIEGVALFSVIVCVLLVFVAKSA
- the atpB gene encoding F0F1 ATP synthase subunit A, which gives rise to MTFSLGWEGLRLWVEETTKHEEGGAGFILEEISDQVLVPLPKLWGIDLSITKHVLMVWIAAAVLILICALGRRRGLVPRGIANFLEAVVVFLRDDVLKPYLGHDADRFAPYLLTVFFFILTMNLLGLVPMGATATSNLSVTATLAVLTFLIGQGSALIRKGPLGYLRNFVPPGIPALVVPILFVAELLGLFTKHFALAIRLFANMVADHMVVFTLLGLIFIFGKVVIAFVSVPAAAAIELLAVLIAFIQAYIFTMLSAVFIGMALAEEH
- a CDS encoding AtpZ/AtpI family protein, whose protein sequence is MDFRAIRQVAPYLDLGFRLALMVFIGLYGGYKLDQKLGVLPLFTILGSLLGMGGGLYTVYRAVYGRKREAEKGPRSR
- a CDS encoding polymer-forming cytoskeletal protein — translated: MAKKEEGVMTAPTELNSIVGKGSSLEGNLDVQNSLRIDGRVKGNVKSSDTLIVGKEGEVEGEIVAKNVVIGGRVNGKIEAVGRVVLEATAVFTGELKTSKLVIDEGAVFNGQCSMKAAQAVPGAAATPKKGE
- a CDS encoding M23 family metallopeptidase translates to MIGKGNKGRKKAGYSILIVPDDDRPTFSLHLSPRRLAVLKVMGLAVLVHVLVGLALYIGVVQLGFQNRRLRRENESLRAEAQRIGRLAEEFNRLEETDRKIRALLGLDPEVSQLPRGGVETRTAEAMPPVSFLDSPTTRGTATTVVGPMTLSLLTERGSDLQFLVANLPTHLPVEGVVTADFDPRGHYGIDIATRRGSVVRAAGAGLVVFAGWTPDLGNLIILYHGRGLFSYYGHNGKLLRSARDWVRKGEPIALVGSSGESSGPHLHFEIWLDGKPQDPKSYLLAFARPTETGTQASK